Proteins co-encoded in one Kutzneria chonburiensis genomic window:
- the mihF gene encoding integration host factor, actinobacterial type, whose protein sequence is MALPALTAQQRAEALAKAQRARKARAELLAGLKAGTVQLPEVFERAETDEVVRKTRIIAVIKALPGVGPVRAAELMRGCEIAESRRVGGVGTAQRSALLAAVS, encoded by the coding sequence ATGGCTCTGCCCGCACTCACGGCCCAGCAGCGTGCCGAGGCGCTGGCCAAGGCTCAGCGCGCCCGCAAGGCCCGCGCCGAACTGCTGGCCGGTCTCAAGGCGGGGACCGTGCAGCTGCCGGAAGTGTTCGAGCGCGCCGAGACCGACGAGGTGGTCCGCAAGACGCGGATCATCGCCGTCATCAAGGCATTACCGGGAGTCGGACCGGTGCGCGCCGCCGAGCTGATGCGCGGCTGCGAGATCGCCGAGTCGCGCCGGGTCGGGGGTGTCGGCACCGCGCAGCGCAGCGCGCTGCTCGCCGCGGTCAGCTAG
- a CDS encoding S66 peptidase family protein produces the protein MTDRVRPARLRAGDLVGLVAPAGPPPPEVLQVGIEIVQSWGLRVRVGKHVLDRHPTLDYLAGTDADRAADLQEAWCDPEVAAVFCVRGGYGCLRMVDLVDWDAMAAAGPKVFAGSSDVTVLHEQFGARLGLVTLFAPMIATLAFTADEQAQRHLHSTVFEPETVRVLTRPGAGPLVAGTASGVVVGGNASLLAAGLAAPTASPVPDGAVVVLEDVTEDPYRLDAIITKLLRAGWFDRVAGIALGSWTECGDLAHVRAMMLDRLGGLGVPIGWEMGFGHCPAALTVPLGLVGDLDAVSGTLTMRSSALR, from the coding sequence GTGACGGATCGAGTGCGCCCGGCGCGGCTGCGGGCCGGGGATCTGGTCGGCCTGGTCGCGCCGGCCGGGCCGCCGCCACCCGAGGTGCTTCAGGTTGGTATCGAGATCGTGCAGTCGTGGGGTCTGCGGGTGCGGGTGGGCAAGCACGTGCTGGACCGGCATCCGACGCTGGACTACCTCGCCGGCACCGACGCCGACCGGGCCGCCGATCTCCAGGAAGCCTGGTGCGATCCAGAAGTCGCGGCCGTGTTCTGCGTCCGCGGCGGCTACGGCTGTCTGCGGATGGTCGACCTGGTCGACTGGGACGCGATGGCCGCCGCCGGGCCGAAGGTGTTCGCCGGCTCCAGCGACGTGACCGTGCTGCACGAGCAGTTCGGCGCCCGGCTGGGGCTCGTGACGCTGTTCGCGCCGATGATCGCCACGCTGGCCTTCACCGCCGACGAGCAGGCCCAACGCCATCTTCACTCGACCGTGTTCGAACCTGAGACCGTTCGGGTGTTGACCCGGCCGGGTGCGGGCCCGCTTGTTGCGGGCACCGCCTCGGGTGTGGTTGTCGGCGGCAACGCGAGTCTGCTGGCCGCCGGACTGGCCGCGCCGACGGCGTCGCCGGTGCCGGACGGGGCCGTCGTCGTGCTCGAGGACGTGACCGAAGATCCGTACCGGTTGGACGCGATCATCACGAAACTGCTGCGTGCGGGCTGGTTCGATCGCGTCGCCGGCATCGCGCTGGGGTCGTGGACCGAGTGCGGGGACCTGGCGCACGTGCGCGCGATGATGCTCGACCGGCTCGGCGGACTGGGCGTGCCCATTGGGTGGGAAATGGGTTTCGGGCACTGCCCGGCCGCGCTGACCGTGCCGCTGGGACTGGTCGGGGACCTGGACGCGGTGTCCGGAACCCTCACCATGCGGTCGTCCGCGTTGCGCTGA
- a CDS encoding prolyl oligopeptidase family serine peptidase yields MVKIASYGTWVSPLAAQDVAAAGGSVQWVDLRDGETWWAESRPDEGGRVALMRSGGPGEQPRQVLDAPWNARNRVHEYGGRPWAFVGDKIVFTHWVDQRVYAVDPADTAAPSPISPEPAREHCDRYADLRSSPDGTEVWCVRETQVSDASVDVRRDLVALPLDGSQQVRVLAASHHFMSAPQAAPDGRHVAWLGWNHPAMPWDGTELCVAELTEDGKIGDHRVLAGGPAESVCQLRWESPDSLLVLTDPRGWWNLHRVTLDGTATNLAPCEEELGGPLWRLGGSWFAPLGNGRHVIVRGTALAVLDERSGTVTDVETDLPVWHGQIAAENGVVVGIAAGPHTEGVVARLDLATGDLVELTAGPALPLDETYLPTPQERIFTSPDGERIPAFVYPPTNPDFAAPEGERPPYLIHVHGGPTGSVSGTLSLNFAYFTSRGIGVVAVNYGGSTGYGRKFRERLRGQWGVVDVQDCAAVALALADEGSADRARLAIRGGSAGGYTTAAAMTMPSPFACGNAMFPAINMVAFASGETHDFESRYLDGLIGPLATSRELYLERSPSERPDKLTGPILLLQGLEDEVCPPAHTEAFARAIDGLGIRHAYIGFPGEQHGFRRAETIKAALEAELSFYGQVLEFEPADVPRLALHT; encoded by the coding sequence GTGGTGAAGATCGCGTCGTACGGAACATGGGTGTCCCCGCTGGCCGCGCAGGACGTGGCCGCGGCGGGTGGCTCGGTGCAGTGGGTCGACCTGCGGGACGGGGAGACCTGGTGGGCGGAGAGCCGGCCCGACGAGGGCGGCCGGGTGGCGCTGATGCGCTCGGGCGGCCCTGGCGAGCAGCCGCGGCAGGTGCTGGACGCGCCGTGGAACGCCCGAAACCGGGTGCACGAGTACGGCGGCCGGCCGTGGGCCTTCGTCGGCGACAAGATCGTTTTCACCCATTGGGTCGATCAGCGGGTGTACGCGGTGGACCCGGCGGACACCGCTGCGCCGTCGCCGATCAGCCCGGAGCCGGCCCGCGAGCACTGTGATCGCTACGCCGACCTGAGGTCGAGCCCGGACGGCACCGAGGTCTGGTGCGTGCGGGAGACGCAGGTGAGCGACGCCTCGGTGGACGTGCGCCGTGACCTGGTGGCGCTGCCGCTCGACGGCTCGCAGCAGGTCCGGGTGCTGGCCGCGAGCCACCACTTCATGTCCGCGCCGCAGGCCGCGCCGGACGGCCGGCACGTGGCCTGGCTGGGCTGGAACCACCCGGCGATGCCGTGGGACGGCACCGAGCTGTGCGTGGCCGAGCTGACCGAGGACGGCAAGATCGGCGACCACCGGGTGCTGGCCGGCGGCCCGGCCGAGTCGGTGTGCCAGCTGCGCTGGGAGAGCCCGGACTCGCTGCTGGTGCTGACCGACCCGCGGGGCTGGTGGAACCTGCACCGCGTCACCCTGGACGGGACGGCGACCAACCTCGCGCCGTGCGAGGAAGAACTGGGCGGGCCGCTGTGGCGGCTGGGTGGCAGCTGGTTCGCGCCGCTGGGCAACGGCCGGCACGTCATCGTGCGCGGCACCGCCCTGGCCGTGCTGGACGAGCGCAGCGGCACCGTCACCGACGTGGAGACGGACCTGCCGGTGTGGCACGGGCAGATCGCCGCCGAGAACGGCGTGGTCGTCGGCATCGCCGCCGGCCCGCACACCGAGGGCGTGGTGGCACGGCTGGACCTGGCCACCGGCGATCTGGTCGAGCTGACCGCCGGCCCCGCGCTGCCGCTGGACGAGACGTACCTGCCGACGCCGCAGGAACGGATCTTCACCAGCCCGGACGGGGAGCGCATCCCGGCGTTCGTGTACCCGCCGACCAACCCGGACTTCGCCGCGCCCGAGGGCGAGCGGCCGCCGTACCTGATCCACGTCCACGGCGGCCCGACCGGCAGCGTCTCCGGCACGCTGAGCCTGAACTTCGCCTACTTCACCAGCCGCGGCATCGGTGTCGTGGCGGTCAACTACGGCGGCTCCACCGGCTACGGCCGCAAGTTCCGTGAGCGGCTGCGTGGCCAGTGGGGCGTGGTCGACGTGCAGGACTGCGCGGCGGTCGCGCTGGCGCTGGCCGACGAGGGCAGCGCCGACCGGGCGCGACTGGCCATCCGGGGCGGCAGCGCCGGCGGCTACACCACGGCCGCGGCGATGACCATGCCGTCGCCGTTCGCCTGCGGCAACGCGATGTTCCCGGCCATCAACATGGTCGCCTTCGCCAGCGGCGAGACCCACGACTTCGAGTCGCGCTACCTGGACGGGCTGATCGGCCCGCTGGCCACCAGCCGCGAGCTCTACCTGGAGCGTTCCCCCAGCGAGCGGCCGGACAAGTTGACCGGGCCGATCCTGCTGTTGCAGGGCCTTGAGGACGAGGTCTGCCCGCCGGCCCACACCGAGGCGTTCGCGCGGGCCATCGACGGGCTGGGCATCCGGCACGCCTACATCGGCTTCCCCGGTGAGCAGCACGGTTTCCGCCGGGCCGAGACGATCAAGGCGGCGCTGGAGGCGGAGCTGTCGTTCTACGGGCAGGTGCTGGAGTTCGAGCCGGCCGACGTGCCGCGGCTGGCGCTGCACACGTGA
- a CDS encoding DUF3090 domain-containing protein, with the protein MARVIHVFRQPDRFVAGTVGEPGDRTFYLQAAEDGRLVSVVLEKTQLTVLADRIGSLLEEVQRRFGAEVPESPPDDLVDTEPLTVPVEEEFRVGTMGLGWDAESTAVVVELLAATEDEVDEAVVLDDTEEGPDAVRVFLTPPAARAFAVRADRVVNAGRKPCPLCEEPLDPSGHVCPRQNGYRRTEDS; encoded by the coding sequence ATGGCTCGTGTCATTCATGTATTCCGCCAGCCCGACCGGTTCGTCGCCGGGACCGTCGGGGAACCTGGTGACCGCACCTTCTACCTGCAGGCGGCCGAGGACGGCCGCCTGGTCAGCGTGGTGCTGGAGAAAACGCAACTGACCGTGCTCGCCGACCGGATCGGCTCGCTGCTCGAGGAGGTGCAGCGGCGGTTCGGGGCCGAGGTGCCCGAGAGCCCGCCCGACGACCTGGTCGACACCGAGCCGCTCACGGTGCCGGTCGAGGAGGAGTTCCGCGTCGGCACGATGGGGCTGGGGTGGGACGCCGAGTCGACCGCGGTGGTGGTGGAGCTGTTGGCCGCCACCGAGGACGAGGTGGACGAGGCGGTGGTGCTCGACGACACCGAGGAGGGCCCGGACGCGGTCCGGGTGTTCCTCACGCCGCCGGCCGCCCGCGCCTTCGCCGTCCGCGCCGACCGGGTCGTCAACGCCGGCCGCAAACCCTGCCCGCTGTGCGAGGAGCCGCTCGACCCCAGTGGTCACGTCTGCCCGAGGCAGAACGGCTACCGCCGCACCGAGGACAGCTGA
- a CDS encoding SCO1664 family protein — protein sequence MLPTDPGALELVQRGRIEVTGRLVDASNATLFGTISRHGVQANCVYKPINGERPLWDFPDGTLAGREVATYLVSNAAGFDLVPPTVLRPGPFGPGMVQLWVDTDEDADLIDIVSTSEVPDGWKAVLHATDRYGDPAVLAHADHPRMRLMAAMDVVVNNADRKGGHVLHTATDAVYGVDHGICMHAENKLRTVLWGWLGEPLPPEAVEALRKLRAGLDGDVAEQLSEHLTRREVSALITRTDLLLAAGAYPEPSGEWPAIPWPAF from the coding sequence GTGCTGCCCACCGACCCCGGGGCGTTGGAGCTGGTGCAGCGCGGCCGGATCGAGGTGACCGGCCGGCTGGTCGACGCGTCCAACGCAACGCTGTTCGGCACCATCAGCCGGCACGGCGTGCAGGCCAACTGCGTGTACAAGCCGATCAACGGCGAGCGGCCGCTGTGGGACTTCCCGGACGGCACACTGGCCGGCCGCGAGGTTGCCACCTACCTGGTGTCGAACGCGGCCGGCTTCGATCTGGTGCCGCCCACGGTGTTACGCCCGGGCCCGTTCGGGCCCGGCATGGTGCAACTGTGGGTGGACACCGACGAGGACGCCGACCTGATCGACATCGTGTCGACCAGCGAGGTGCCCGACGGCTGGAAGGCCGTGCTGCACGCGACCGACCGGTACGGCGATCCCGCCGTGCTGGCCCACGCCGACCACCCTCGAATGCGGCTGATGGCGGCGATGGACGTCGTCGTCAACAACGCCGACCGCAAGGGCGGGCACGTGCTGCACACCGCGACCGACGCGGTGTACGGCGTCGACCACGGCATCTGCATGCACGCCGAGAACAAGCTGCGGACCGTGCTCTGGGGTTGGCTCGGCGAGCCGCTGCCGCCCGAGGCCGTCGAGGCGCTGCGCAAGCTGCGGGCTGGGTTGGACGGCGACGTCGCCGAGCAGCTGTCCGAGCACCTGACACGGCGCGAGGTGTCGGCGTTGATCACCCGTACCGACCTGCTGCTGGCCGCCGGCGCCTACCCGGAGCCCTCCGGCGAGTGGCCGGCGATTCCCTGGCCGGCCTTCTGA
- a CDS encoding AraC family transcriptional regulator, giving the protein MDLLGDMLAVGGVRGVLGARIEAGGVWGLTSLKLRGAAFYAVTSGTAWLCVAEREPRQLMPGDVVLLPSGTPHSLGSSPDVARMPRPDCNAAGSVLRLGTGEVQTHILAACYEHDPAVTTQVMSALPPVLHIQAEHGVYLDDTVRLLARELAHPQAATSYVLNRVVDILLVQVLRVWLAGKPDEVRGTCLSALTDPVISAALSLLHDEPARPWTTDSLAATLATSRSTLTRRFQTVVGVAPADYLTRWRMDLAALRLRDTDETLDAIAHSVGYTSVYAFSRAFRRSRSQAPGQYRTATRAS; this is encoded by the coding sequence ATGGACCTGTTGGGTGACATGCTGGCGGTCGGCGGCGTACGTGGTGTGCTCGGCGCGCGGATCGAGGCCGGCGGCGTGTGGGGACTGACCTCGCTCAAGCTGCGTGGCGCGGCGTTCTACGCGGTCACCTCGGGCACGGCCTGGCTCTGCGTGGCCGAGCGCGAGCCGCGGCAGCTCATGCCGGGCGACGTGGTCCTGCTGCCGAGCGGCACGCCGCACTCGCTGGGCAGCAGCCCCGACGTGGCGCGTATGCCACGCCCGGACTGCAACGCCGCCGGCAGCGTGCTGCGGCTGGGCACGGGCGAGGTACAGACGCACATCCTCGCCGCCTGCTACGAGCACGACCCCGCCGTGACCACGCAGGTCATGTCGGCGCTGCCGCCGGTGCTGCACATCCAGGCCGAGCACGGCGTCTACCTGGACGACACCGTGCGGCTGCTGGCCCGGGAGTTGGCGCACCCGCAGGCCGCGACCTCGTACGTGCTCAACCGGGTGGTCGACATCCTGTTGGTGCAGGTGCTGCGGGTGTGGCTGGCCGGCAAGCCCGATGAGGTGCGCGGCACCTGCCTCAGCGCGCTGACCGACCCGGTGATCAGCGCGGCGTTGAGCCTCCTGCACGACGAGCCGGCCCGCCCGTGGACCACGGATTCCCTGGCGGCCACGCTGGCGACGTCCCGAAGCACTCTGACCCGCCGCTTCCAGACCGTGGTCGGCGTCGCGCCCGCCGACTACCTGACCCGCTGGCGGATGGACCTGGCGGCGCTACGGCTGCGCGACACCGACGAGACCCTGGACGCCATCGCCCACTCGGTCGGCTACACCTCGGTGTACGCCTTCAGCCGGGCCTTCCGGCGATCCCGATCTCAGGCGCCGGGCCAGTACCGCACCGCGACCCGCGCGTCGTGA
- a CDS encoding nitroreductase/quinone reductase family protein codes for MTEIDFIEINRQVVAEFRTNGGKGSGMVEGYPIVLVHHRGARSGIERVTPLVPYVEGDRIFIFASKGGSPEHPAWFHNLVAHPETEAEYGTERFPVVARVLTGTERDDVYAKHSALQPQFADYQQRTERLIPVIELQRV; via the coding sequence ATGACCGAGATCGACTTCATCGAGATCAACCGCCAGGTCGTCGCCGAGTTCCGGACCAACGGCGGCAAGGGCAGCGGCATGGTCGAGGGCTACCCGATCGTCCTGGTGCACCACCGTGGGGCCAGGTCCGGCATTGAGCGCGTGACCCCGCTCGTGCCGTACGTCGAGGGCGACCGGATCTTCATCTTCGCCAGCAAGGGCGGCAGCCCCGAGCACCCCGCCTGGTTCCACAACCTGGTGGCCCACCCGGAAACCGAGGCGGAGTACGGCACCGAGCGCTTCCCCGTGGTGGCACGCGTGCTGACCGGCACGGAGCGCGATGACGTGTACGCCAAGCACTCCGCCCTCCAGCCCCAGTTCGCCGACTACCAGCAGCGCACCGAGCGGCTCATCCCGGTGATCGAGCTCCAGCGGGTGTGA
- a CDS encoding nuclear transport factor 2 family protein, with product MSNSNLPAVVTRYLAAHNARDLDPAMACYTEDAVAVDDGHTYRGPAEIRAWLARATAVKYTTTLLSTHRVDDEHHVAVQHLEGDFPGGVVDLRFQFTLRGDRIAELVIEP from the coding sequence ATGAGCAACTCGAACCTGCCGGCGGTGGTCACCCGCTACCTGGCCGCCCACAACGCCCGTGACCTGGACCCGGCCATGGCCTGCTACACCGAGGACGCCGTGGCCGTCGACGACGGCCACACCTACCGCGGCCCCGCCGAGATCCGCGCCTGGCTGGCCCGCGCGACGGCCGTGAAGTACACGACGACGCTGCTGTCCACCCACCGCGTCGACGACGAACACCATGTGGCGGTGCAGCACCTGGAGGGTGATTTCCCTGGTGGCGTAGTCGATCTGCGGTTCCAGTTCACGTTGCGCGGCGACCGGATCGCCGAGTTGGTGATCGAGCCGTGA